TATCTCCGGCATTCATCATCCCAAAAACCGCTATGGTATCAACACAAATCGGTATGGGATTGTTTGATATACCCTgattttcctttaaaatatatatttttttgttttgacatttttatctCTGGCCTACACCACTCCACCGATACAGCATCAACCACGAATTGAGATtgagaatataaaaaaaaaaatataccgaTACTTAGAACCTTGTTAACTATTGAGGGTAGGATGGTCATTATAGTAGGGCAtttggagagaagagggtcagCAATGTGATTCTGTAGGAAGtaaggggtattttgggaaagCTAAATCAAAGATGCActttcaattaattttttttaaatttgtttaTTGTTTATATTAAAACACTGTTATAGTTGATTGTTTTTACTCGTCAAAATCCCCACTTTTAGCTGTCCGGCTGTCACCTTCAAAACACAAATAAACCCtactctttctcctctttctctctctacttctctccaTAACTTCTCTCACCCAAGACAAAGTCGTGGTTGAGCTTCAACAAACACCAATGGAAGCACCAGAATTGTTCCACACCGGCTACTGTCGTACAGGGAATTCCCAATTCACAACAGAAATACCCAAATCTGGTGACCATTTCTTCATTGACGACCTCCTCGACTTCTCAAACGAAGACGCTATCCTCAACGATGGCACCTTCGTCTCTGGAACGGGCAATTCCACCGATTCTTCTACTGTCACCGCCGTCGATAGTTGCAATTCTTCGTTCTCCGGCGGTGGCGACCTACATTTCTCTGGTAACCTCGGTTGCCGTAACTTTACCGACGCTCATTTCTCTGGTGACCTCTGTGTTCCGGTAATTCCAAATACGATTACCAaatttgcttcttttttcttcaattgaAAACGAAATGGctaatttttttgttaatttaattCGAATTTACAGTACGACGATTTAGCAGAGCTGGAATGGCTATCGAATTTCGTCGAGGAGTCGTTCTCGAGCGAGGATTTGCAGAAGCTGCAACTGATATCGGGGATGAAGGCTCGAACAAACGAGGCATCCGAAACAAACGAATTCCACCAACCTGAAAGCAACATGAACCACAACGATAACAACCAGATATTTCGGCCAGAGCTGTCGGTTCCGGGGAAAGCGAGAAGTAAGCGCTCACGCGCTGCTCCAATCAACTGGTCCTCACGCTTGCTCGTGTTATCCCCAACATCGTCGTCTTCGGAATCGGACGTGGTATCGAGCTCAGGCAAGAAAACACCGAAAGGgacgatgaagaagaaagagagcttAGACAATGCAGGGGGTAGCAACAACTGGGAGGGGCGAAAGTGCCTGCATTGCGCAACAGACAAGACGCCTCAGTGGCGAACAGGGCCAATGGGGCCGAAGACGCTCTGTAATGCTTGTGGTGTTCGGTACAAATCCGGCAGGCTAGTGCCGGAGTACCGACCTGCTGCGAGCCCGACGTTTGTGCTCACCAAACACTCTAACTCCCACCGAAAGGTGATAGAGCTTCGACGTCAGAAAGAGTTGCAGGAGCAACATCAACAGCAACAGTTCCTGCATCCCAACACAGTCTTTGACATGTCGAGCAGCGATGACTACTTGATCCATCACCACCCAGGTCCCGATTTCAGGCAGCTAATCTGATCAGAATTTTGAGAATTAGTAGGTGAAACTGAAATTCCCAGGTCTCATTTTTCCCCCTAAATTTTTCTAAACTATCGTAGGTTCTCCTTTGGCATAGAAGAACAACAACTCAGAGCAGAGAAGATGGATCAATGGCAGCATAGATTCAGTCTCTTCAGTTCTATGTTGTcagctttttttctttctctgatcatCAGTTCTTTCAGCCCAATTCGGCAAATTGTGCAAGCAATTTTTCGTAATCTAGGGAACTGTTCTTCAAAAATTTTTTATCCATTAAGCATCAAATCAGAGTATTATGATATTATTAAACTGGGTCGAAATTTATTATTCTGATGAATCCCATTTCACTTTGGGATTAAAAAGCTTGACTTTAtcctttaaaaaaagaaagaaaaagccaAAAATCATGGGGATTAACAAAAGAATTAACGTGGATTTCAGGGAAGAAACAACTGGGAATGGTTGAAATGCATCGTTTTCCGTTACACATAGAGAGTGGCGCTTTATTGAAATCCGGTATACGTTGATATCTTTTGCACGGACTTCCCAGTTTTAGGAGcgcgagaaagagagagagaagaggatgaGAATGTGTGAGATGAACGGTTTAGGTGTAACCGTAGTTCTATGGAACCAGATCCACGGAATCATAATTtttggtatttatttatttctcaaaATATTTATCCAAATTACCGGCCGCGCGATCCTAGACATTGGTAAACCGTAGGGGATCTGTTCTCTCAATTAACACGTGGCTTTAATTACTGATATTATTTCCACTTTGCTACAACGCTACTTTATAGAGGTAGTAATGCGGTGGTCACATGCCCCATTATGGGTCACATGCATGATGAAGATATTAACTTTGTATGCATGTCTGAATGTATGTGACTGTGTATCAAACGAGCACATGCATGCATGCACCTCACGTGCATGTTTAGGATAATAATCCTAGAAAACGCTTTCATGTGCAACAGCTCTCCCTTTTGTTTCATAAATACCCTTCTGCACTCTTTAAATGGCTGTAAATGGGACAGGTGTTACTACCCAAAATATATGTACAAATGAATAGGTGAATGTACGTCCAGAGGATCTCAACTCTTTGTTTGCTATCCATCCTTTCCTTCCATGTTTTGGGTAAAGGATGGATTATCTCATCTCTCCAACCCATGGTTTTAAAAGGCGAAATCCTGAATAGAATCGATCTCCTGCCATTTTCGATATGGATTGAGGGTAGCcaaaatcaatcccaaaaaccctagaatggCCCTTAGATCGAAAAGATGCAAGGATTTTTAGACATGAATAAGGATCAAATCGCGGTACTCCCTattcttgaaaccatgctcCAAGCTCACACCACACTTGCTTGCACCCACACAAAGCTTTAGTGAATGTGACTTGGGTGCTACTTTTAACCAACTTTTCCTTTTGCATATAGCCCCATTATGGTATCATGGAGAATCTGTGCTAAATAAGCAAAGTCTGAACAACCTTTGAGGCTTTATTAATGACTGGCTAGCCCGGCCCCATGGGTTGCTATCTCTGCCCAACCTGATGTTTACTTGGCTACTTGGTTTGAAGTTAAAGCTGCTGTGGTTGTCCTATCTTATTTCATATTAATACATTGATTTGAGTCCAACTCGCTTCCTTCTTACTTGACCATATGATAATACCTCATTTCAATCCGGAGAGTATATTAATACAGCAACATTAGCATCAACTAGGGAGTCATTTTGGATTTCATAAGGGGCAGTGTCGTCATTCTCCCACCCCCTTTTCCTATGTTTCCAGGCTGGCCCCCACTGAAAACATTTAAGAGAAAACCAAtataaaaaaactgaaaccgaCCAGACCAATAGCCATCAGCTTTGGTTTTGGCTTTTTAGACTGACAAGTATTCAATGGCTCCCAATCCCACTTGGTCCACATCAATAGTGATCCGAATGGCCCGGTCACCTGGTCCAACGGTCGGAcatggaatattcccagaaaTCGACGAGTAGCACAGCCGCTTTATCCGGTCCAATGGTACTTCGGAAGGTTTCTTAGAGGACAAGCACAGTGGCTCTTTTCCAGTGGGAAGGGGAAGGACTACAGAGCCCACCCTGTACACCCAGTTGGGCAACTACCATGGAAAAGGTCCTAAGCGGTACAGGACTAGAGACACAAAGAATCCACACCATACGTGACTTCAAAGAGTCCCACATGCACAGATTCATTACATTATTATTTAACCCAGATGGGCATGGACTCACCTTCCTTCAGGATTGAGAGGATATAATTTTCATCACCTTCTCCCCACCCCCTCTCCAACAGCGATCCCACATTGTCACGTGCTTCCCACGTTGCCTGAGATAAATTAAGCTTCAAGGCCAATTGAATACAGTTTCTGTTGACATGATTAGGTTACATCCATAAACATTCAAATATctgcacatatatatatatatataaattcatGCATCTATGTATGTATTGAGATATCCATGGTGTTCTAACTCATCAAGAACAAAGACAACCACTATAAGTAAACATGGGCTGATGTGTCTGCAAGAATAATATAAGAAAGtggaaaaaatcattttatgaTATACTTCCATTGAGAATTTATTCATCCAATTGAAATATCTTGCATATTTACTCTTTAACAGAGAAAAACCAACCAATTccattaaaaaaaggaaaaaagaaaaatatgaatccGACGGGAGAGTCATCAATGGCAAGAGAGAAGTATTccataaaaatccaaaactCCATATGCTGCAAAATATTCTCTCTACTAGAAGTTGTTAATCAGACAAAGATTCCATGTGTTTCTCCCAATCCTCCCTCTACCTTGGACCAATCT
This genomic stretch from Macadamia integrifolia cultivar HAES 741 chromosome 2, SCU_Mint_v3, whole genome shotgun sequence harbors:
- the LOC122056929 gene encoding GATA transcription factor 9-like, producing MEAPELFHTGYCRTGNSQFTTEIPKSGDHFFIDDLLDFSNEDAILNDGTFVSGTGNSTDSSTVTAVDSCNSSFSGGGDLHFSGNLGCRNFTDAHFSGDLCVPYDDLAELEWLSNFVEESFSSEDLQKLQLISGMKARTNEASETNEFHQPESNMNHNDNNQIFRPELSVPGKARSKRSRAAPINWSSRLLVLSPTSSSSESDVVSSSGKKTPKGTMKKKESLDNAGGSNNWEGRKCLHCATDKTPQWRTGPMGPKTLCNACGVRYKSGRLVPEYRPAASPTFVLTKHSNSHRKVIELRRQKELQEQHQQQQFLHPNTVFDMSSSDDYLIHHHPGPDFRQLI